One genomic window of Streptomyces sp. NBC_01498 includes the following:
- a CDS encoding DUF4331 domain-containing protein, translating into MKTTRTRPRSRRTLDQSLIVLGTGALATGLAVLTLAPGIGAASSHREAPMIAGDPRADNTDVYAFTSPDRADTVTLVANWIPFEEPNGGPNFYAFADDARYHVKIDNTGDGRADVTYTWRFRNHVRDAENQFLYNTGPVRRIDDPNLNFRQTYDLTVTEGGRTRTLLRGAPVAPSRVGKASMPDYGTLRAQAVRPVPGGAKAFAGQTEDPFFADLRVFDLLYGGDLSERGQDTLAGYNVNSVALQVPKKSLALRGNATRNPVVGVWSTTDREGADVMGGNARRTKDGWRQVSRLGNPLVNEVVVPLKYKDAFNSISPDQDRTVQPVVDKVYDPILPKLIQQVYGIPAPKTPRDDLAEIYLTGICKACGPIKADLNAHRLNKDADPRQIFPAEELRLNMGVAPAAKPQRLGVLAGDLAGFPNGRRLADDVIDISLQAVEGAAQTGTLVPALAAGDKVDTNDVGFGRTFPYLALPSTTKSGVKNRAADTDRASTAMNPTNAAAVGGIGALLLGVGGFRLRRRGNTA; encoded by the coding sequence TTGAAGACGACCCGCACCCGGCCGCGTTCACGGCGCACGCTCGATCAGTCGCTGATCGTCCTGGGCACCGGCGCCCTCGCCACCGGACTGGCCGTGCTGACCCTCGCGCCCGGCATCGGCGCCGCGTCCAGCCACCGGGAGGCGCCGATGATCGCCGGCGACCCGAGGGCCGACAACACGGACGTGTACGCGTTCACCAGCCCGGACCGCGCCGACACCGTGACCCTGGTGGCGAACTGGATCCCGTTCGAGGAGCCCAACGGCGGTCCGAACTTCTACGCGTTCGCGGACGACGCCCGCTACCACGTCAAGATCGACAACACCGGTGACGGCCGCGCCGACGTCACGTACACCTGGCGCTTCCGCAACCATGTGCGCGACGCCGAGAACCAGTTCCTCTACAACACGGGGCCGGTCCGCAGGATCGACGACCCGAACCTCAACTTCCGTCAGACGTACGACCTGACGGTCACCGAGGGCGGGCGCACCCGCACCCTGCTGCGCGGCGCCCCCGTCGCTCCCTCCCGCGTCGGCAAGGCGTCGATGCCCGACTACGGCACCCTGCGCGCCCAGGCCGTCCGCCCGGTGCCCGGCGGTGCCAAGGCGTTCGCCGGCCAGACGGAGGACCCGTTCTTCGCCGATCTGCGGGTCTTCGACCTGCTGTACGGCGGTGACCTCAGCGAACGCGGCCAGGACACCCTCGCCGGCTACAACGTCAACTCGGTCGCCCTCCAGGTGCCCAAGAAGTCCCTGGCCCTGCGCGGCAACGCGACCCGCAACCCCGTCGTCGGCGTCTGGTCCACCACGGACCGCGAGGGCGCGGACGTCATGGGGGGCAACGCGCGGCGCACCAAGGACGGATGGCGGCAGGTCTCGCGCCTCGGCAACCCGCTGGTCAACGAGGTCGTCGTACCGCTCAAGTACAAGGACGCCTTCAACTCGATCTCACCCGACCAGGACCGCACCGTGCAGCCCGTCGTCGACAAGGTCTACGACCCGATCCTGCCGAAGCTGATCCAGCAGGTGTACGGCATCCCCGCGCCCAAGACACCCCGCGACGACCTCGCGGAGATCTATCTGACCGGTATCTGCAAGGCGTGCGGGCCGATCAAGGCGGACCTGAACGCGCACCGGCTCAACAAGGACGCCGACCCGCGGCAGATCTTCCCGGCCGAGGAACTGCGGCTCAACATGGGCGTCGCGCCCGCCGCGAAGCCGCAGCGGCTCGGTGTGCTCGCCGGTGACCTGGCCGGCTTCCCCAACGGACGACGCCTGGCCGACGACGTGATCGACATCTCGCTCCAGGCCGTCGAGGGCGCCGCGCAGACCGGCACGCTCGTCCCCGCGCTGGCGGCGGGCGACAAGGTGGACACCAACGACGTCGGCTTCGGGAGGACCTTCCCGTACCTGGCGCTCCCGAGCACCACGAAGTCGGGCGTGAAGAACCGGGCGGCCGACACCGACCGGGCGTCCACCGCCATGAACCCCACCAACGCCGCCGCCGTCGGCGGCATCGGCGCCCTGCTGCTCGGCGTCGGCGGCTTCCGCCTGCGCCGCCGCGGGAACACGGCCTGA
- a CDS encoding ABC transporter ATP-binding protein, whose translation MSMESTAWTQLHNVMNASPERRPFARATLRRIAGFARPHRRRIIQFVLLGVATALLAVATPVLAGRVVDAIVSGGDERLVVRLALLIAVIAVAEAGLGLLGRRLSATLGEGLILDLRIAVFDHVQRMPVAFFTRTRTGALVSRLNNDVIGAQRAFSNTLSGVVSNVVTLVLTLAVMLTLSWRITLLALVLLPVFVVPARRMGSHMARLQREAADLNAAMGNRMTERFSAPGATLIKLFGRPSDESAEFAARARRVRDIGIRTAMAQSTFLTALTLVSALALALVYGLGGTYALRGSLDPGSVVALSLLLVRLYAPLTALAGARVEVMSALVSFERVFEILSLKPLIEERPDARQVPDGPVSVEFDAVRFAYPSADKVSLASLEEVATLDARGGAEVLHGISFRAEPGRTVALVGTSGAGKSTVAQLMARLYDTDAGAVRIGGVDVRDLSAESLRTTLGMVTQDGHLFHESIRANLLLARPEATDDELWDVLRRARLGTLVQSLPDGLATVVGERGYRLSGGERQRMTIARLLLARHRVVILDEATAHLDNTSEAAVQAALAEALEGRTAVVIAHRLSTVRAADLILVVEDGRIVERGTHEELLGAEGRYAELHRTQFEGGDAAEGATHDRDPGRPGPCDVPSGPELGAGVTTGSAPATG comes from the coding sequence ATGAGTATGGAGTCCACGGCCTGGACGCAGTTGCACAACGTCATGAACGCCAGCCCCGAGCGCAGACCGTTCGCCCGCGCCACCCTTCGCAGAATCGCCGGCTTCGCCCGGCCGCACCGCCGCCGCATCATTCAGTTCGTCCTGCTCGGGGTCGCCACCGCACTGCTCGCGGTGGCGACCCCCGTCCTCGCGGGCCGTGTTGTCGACGCGATCGTGTCCGGCGGTGACGAGCGGCTCGTGGTCCGCCTCGCGCTGCTCATCGCGGTCATCGCCGTCGCCGAGGCAGGCCTCGGCCTCCTCGGACGCCGGCTCTCCGCCACCCTGGGCGAGGGGCTGATCCTGGACCTGCGGATCGCGGTCTTCGACCACGTCCAGCGCATGCCCGTCGCCTTCTTCACCCGTACCCGCACCGGAGCCCTGGTCAGCCGGCTCAACAACGACGTGATCGGTGCGCAGCGCGCCTTCAGCAACACACTCTCCGGTGTCGTCAGCAATGTGGTGACGCTCGTGCTGACCCTCGCCGTGATGCTCACACTCTCCTGGCGCATCACCCTCCTCGCGCTCGTCCTGCTGCCGGTGTTCGTGGTGCCCGCGCGCCGGATGGGCTCGCACATGGCGAGGCTCCAGCGGGAAGCGGCCGACCTGAACGCCGCGATGGGCAACCGGATGACCGAGCGGTTCTCGGCACCGGGCGCGACCCTGATCAAGCTGTTCGGGCGGCCGTCCGACGAGTCGGCCGAATTCGCGGCACGGGCCCGCCGGGTGCGCGACATCGGGATCCGTACGGCCATGGCCCAGTCCACGTTCCTCACCGCGCTGACCCTCGTCTCCGCCCTGGCCCTGGCGCTCGTCTACGGGCTCGGCGGCACCTACGCCCTGCGCGGCAGCCTCGACCCCGGTTCGGTGGTCGCGCTCTCCCTGCTCCTCGTCCGCCTCTACGCGCCGCTGACCGCACTCGCCGGCGCGCGCGTCGAGGTGATGAGCGCCCTGGTCAGCTTCGAGCGGGTCTTCGAAATCCTCAGCCTCAAGCCCCTCATCGAGGAGCGGCCCGACGCGCGGCAGGTGCCCGACGGGCCGGTCTCCGTCGAGTTCGACGCCGTACGTTTCGCCTACCCCTCGGCCGACAAGGTCTCCCTGGCCTCGCTGGAAGAGGTCGCCACGCTCGACGCCCGCGGCGGCGCCGAGGTCCTCCACGGCATCTCGTTCCGGGCCGAGCCCGGCCGGACGGTCGCCCTCGTCGGCACCTCCGGAGCGGGCAAGTCGACCGTCGCACAACTGATGGCCCGGCTCTACGACACCGACGCGGGCGCCGTCCGTATCGGCGGGGTGGACGTACGCGACCTGTCGGCCGAGTCCCTCCGCACCACCCTGGGCATGGTCACCCAGGACGGTCACCTCTTCCACGAGTCCATCCGCGCCAACCTGCTGCTCGCGCGGCCCGAAGCCACCGACGACGAGCTGTGGGACGTCCTGCGCCGGGCCCGCCTCGGCACTCTGGTCCAGTCCTTGCCCGACGGGCTCGCCACCGTCGTCGGCGAACGCGGCTACCGCCTCTCCGGCGGGGAACGCCAGCGCATGACCATCGCCCGGCTGCTCCTCGCCCGCCACCGTGTCGTGATCCTCGACGAGGCGACCGCGCATCTCGACAACACCTCCGAGGCCGCGGTCCAGGCGGCGCTCGCCGAAGCGTTGGAGGGCCGGACCGCCGTCGTGATCGCGCACCGCCTGTCCACCGTCCGGGCCGCCGATCTGATCCTCGTGGTCGAGGACGGCCGGATCGTGGAACGGGGTACGCACGAAGAACTCCTGGGTGCGGAGGGGCGGTACGCGGAGCTGCACCGCACGCAGTTCGAGGGCGGGGACGCGGCGGAAGGCGCCACGCACGACCGGGATCCGGGCAGGCCGGGGCCCTGTGACGTTCCGTCCGGTCCGGAGCTCGGCGCGGGCGTCACCACGGGCAGCGCGCCCGCGACCGGGTAG